A stretch of the Uranotaenia lowii strain MFRU-FL chromosome 3, ASM2978415v1, whole genome shotgun sequence genome encodes the following:
- the LOC129751454 gene encoding uncharacterized protein LOC129751454, with protein MLCRRMRLTERHIQPPREPNDGPIIRPCTARKLTGSDGDSLYASGHHGRKPTEASKTPLMIVNLNIPNGARTLAPKSVKGPRKLPPFCVQHQQLVKAYGANQSLPGSSEESTSVCHTLNIPQIFIQGFEIQDKKVTALSPQKVQDCDLGPIAENEEDSFANILLDNISNISLDMINRHQQKLMGSMSMTNTPSNTPSRDCNTTGYGTLMNLDSYETDDLAPLPMEKQNDSLDELCQIPPGYRSLVYRTPSPSTRQIIRVNVTMGRDRRSDNSYSANH; from the exons ATGCTCTGCCGCAGGATGCGTTTGACTGAACGCCACATCCAACCACCACGGGAACCTAACGATGGACCAATCATTCGTCCTTGCACTGCGCGAAAATTGACCGGGAGCGATGGAGATTCACTTTATGCCAGCGGTCATCATGGGAG AAAACCGACCGAAGCCAGCAAGACTCCGTTGATGATTGTCAATCTGAATATTCCAAACGGAGCGCGGACACTGGCACCGAAAAGCGTAAAAGGTCCCCGAAAATTGCCACCCTTTTGCGTGCAGCATCAACAGTTGGTGAAAGCTTATGGCGCTAATCAATCTCTCCCGGGTAGTAGCGAGGAATCAACGTCGGTCTGCCACACTTTGAATATACCGCAGATTTTTATCCAAGGATTCGAGATACAGGACAAAAAAGTTACAGCCCTGTCGCCACAAAAGGTTCAGGATTGCGATTTGGGGCCAATAGCGGAGAACGAAGAAGATAGCTTTGCCAATATTCTGCTGGACAATATCTCCAATATATCGCTGGATATGATCAATAGACATCAGCAAAAGTTGATGGGATCTATGAGTATGACCAACACACCTTCGAACACTCCGAGTAGAGATTGCAACACGACAGGATACGGAACTCTCATGAATTTGGACTCGTACGAAACTGATGACCTGGCTCCATTGCCAatggaaaaacaaaatgattCTCTGGATGAATTGTGTCAGATTCCACCAGGCTATCGATCGCTAGTCTATCGTACTCCAAGTCCCAGCACCAGACAGATCATTAGAGTGAATGTTACGATGGGTCGGGATAGAAGAAGCGATAATTCTTATAGTGCAAACCATTGA